From Acinetobacter sp. ASP199, the proteins below share one genomic window:
- a CDS encoding putative solute-binding protein: MVAASSAVQAKQIVCVFDLVGKNGDVYAVMKDYQLAAKNWGANIELRVNTNEAVVAEDFKAGKCDGISVTGMRGRQFNNFTGSLDAIGAIPDLNLAVKVMQGLASKTFAKHMVQGKYEVAGVIPVGDAFLLVNDRSINTVAKAAGKKIAVLDYDEAQKIMVQQVGAQAVSADVTNFGAKFNNGQVDIIGAPAAVFKPLELHKGLGSKGAIVNYPILQVTGNIIIRPDRFPAGFGQKSREWVKGELPRALGILGKMKADIPSKYWMDIPAADKPGYQKMMREARIDLTKRGIYDKRMMKLLWQFRCKQDPKNFECALQDENYKQS; encoded by the coding sequence ATGGTTGCAGCTTCCAGTGCAGTACAGGCAAAGCAAATCGTCTGTGTATTTGATCTGGTCGGTAAAAATGGCGATGTGTACGCTGTGATGAAAGATTATCAGCTGGCTGCAAAAAATTGGGGCGCGAATATCGAGCTACGGGTAAATACCAATGAGGCTGTGGTTGCAGAAGATTTTAAAGCTGGAAAATGTGATGGTATTAGCGTCACGGGAATGCGCGGTCGCCAGTTCAATAATTTTACCGGTTCACTGGATGCGATTGGTGCGATCCCGGATCTGAATCTGGCGGTTAAAGTGATGCAAGGGCTGGCAAGTAAGACGTTTGCCAAGCATATGGTACAAGGCAAATATGAAGTCGCTGGAGTGATTCCAGTGGGGGATGCTTTCCTGCTGGTCAATGACCGCAGTATTAATACCGTAGCTAAAGCAGCAGGTAAAAAAATTGCGGTACTTGATTATGACGAAGCGCAAAAAATCATGGTGCAGCAGGTCGGTGCACAAGCGGTAAGTGCCGATGTCACCAATTTTGGTGCCAAGTTTAACAATGGTCAGGTGGATATCATTGGCGCACCTGCTGCGGTATTTAAACCCTTAGAGCTGCATAAAGGTCTAGGCAGCAAAGGTGCAATTGTGAATTATCCAATTCTTCAAGTCACGGGTAATATCATCATCCGTCCAGATAGATTCCCGGCAGGTTTTGGTCAGAAATCACGTGAATGGGTGAAAGGTGAATTGCCACGTGCTTTGGGTATCTTGGGTAAAATGAAAGCTGATATTCCATCTAAATACTGGATGGATATTCCAGCAGCAGACAAACCTGGTTATCAAAAAATGATGCGTGAAGCGCGTATTGATCTGACCAAGCGTGGGATTTATGACAAGCGCATGATGAAACTGTTATGGCAGTTCCGCTGTAAGCAGGACCCAAAAAACTTTGAGTGTGCGCTACAGGATGAAAATTATAAACAATCCTGA
- the dnaK gene encoding molecular chaperone DnaK, protein MAKIIGIDLGTTNSCVAVLEGDKVKVIENAEGARTTPSIIAYKDGEILVGQSAKRQAVTNPKNTLFAIKRLIGRKYQDQAVQKDIGLVPYKIIKADNGDAWVDVNDKKLAPQQISAEILKKMKKTAEDYLGETVTEAVITVPAYFNDAQRQATKDAGKIAGLEVKRIINEPTAAALAFGMDKKEGDRKVAVYDLGGGTFDVSIIEIADLDGDQQIEVLSTNGDTFLGGEDFDNALIEFLVEEFKKEQNVNLKQDPLALQRLKEAAEKAKIELSSSNATEINLPYITADATGPKHLVINVTRAKLEGLVADLVARTIEPCRIALKDAGLSTSDISDVILVGGQSRMPLVQQKVQEFFGREPRKDVNPDEAVAMGAAIQGAVLSGDKTDVLLLDVTPLTLGIETMGGVLTPIIEKNTTIPAKKSQVFSTAADNQPAVDISVYQGERKMAQQNKLLGNFQLGDIPPAPRGVPQIEVSFDINADGILKVSAKDKSTGKEQSIQIKANSGLSDAEIEAMIKDAEANAEEDRKFEELAKARNEADALVSSAQKAVKDLGEQVTADEKTAIETAVSELEASTKENDVEAIKAKTEALQNIIMPITQRAYEAAQGQGGAQGFDPNAFQGGEGQQQKADDGVVDAEFTEVKDDKK, encoded by the coding sequence ATGGCTAAAATCATTGGTATTGACTTAGGTACTACAAACTCATGTGTTGCAGTACTTGAAGGCGACAAAGTTAAAGTTATCGAAAACGCTGAAGGCGCACGTACAACTCCATCTATTATTGCGTACAAAGATGGCGAGATCCTTGTTGGTCAATCAGCTAAACGCCAAGCGGTAACCAACCCTAAAAACACATTATTCGCGATCAAGCGTTTGATCGGTCGTAAGTACCAAGACCAAGCAGTTCAAAAAGATATCGGTCTTGTACCATACAAAATCATCAAAGCTGACAATGGCGACGCTTGGGTAGATGTAAACGACAAGAAACTTGCTCCACAGCAAATCTCTGCTGAAATCTTGAAAAAGATGAAAAAAACAGCTGAAGATTATCTTGGCGAAACAGTGACTGAAGCGGTAATTACTGTTCCTGCTTACTTCAACGATGCACAGCGTCAAGCGACTAAAGATGCAGGTAAAATTGCAGGTTTAGAAGTTAAACGTATCATCAACGAACCAACTGCTGCTGCACTTGCGTTCGGTATGGACAAGAAAGAAGGCGACCGTAAAGTTGCTGTATACGACTTGGGTGGTGGTACTTTCGACGTATCAATCATCGAAATCGCTGACCTTGATGGCGACCAGCAAATTGAAGTGTTATCTACAAACGGTGACACATTCTTAGGTGGTGAAGACTTTGATAACGCCTTAATTGAATTCCTGGTTGAAGAGTTCAAGAAAGAGCAAAACGTTAACTTGAAACAAGATCCGCTTGCGCTGCAACGTTTAAAAGAAGCTGCTGAAAAAGCGAAGATTGAACTTTCTTCTTCTAATGCAACTGAAATCAACCTTCCATACATCACAGCTGATGCGACTGGTCCTAAACACTTAGTGATCAACGTAACACGTGCAAAACTTGAAGGTTTAGTTGCTGACCTGGTTGCCCGTACGATTGAGCCTTGCCGTATTGCGCTTAAAGATGCTGGTCTTTCGACTTCTGACATCTCTGACGTAATCCTGGTGGGTGGTCAGTCTCGTATGCCACTGGTACAACAGAAAGTACAAGAGTTCTTCGGTCGTGAGCCACGTAAAGACGTGAACCCTGACGAAGCGGTAGCAATGGGTGCTGCGATTCAAGGGGCAGTATTGTCTGGTGACAAAACTGACGTACTTCTTCTTGACGTAACGCCTTTAACGCTTGGTATTGAAACCATGGGCGGCGTGTTGACTCCAATCATCGAGAAAAACACCACGATTCCTGCGAAAAAATCGCAAGTGTTCTCTACAGCTGCTGATAACCAGCCTGCAGTAGACATTTCGGTTTACCAAGGTGAACGTAAAATGGCTCAACAAAACAAATTGTTGGGTAACTTCCAGTTAGGTGACATCCCACCTGCTCCACGTGGTGTGCCACAAATCGAAGTATCGTTCGACATTAACGCCGATGGTATCTTGAAAGTATCTGCGAAAGACAAGAGCACTGGTAAAGAGCAATCGATCCAGATCAAAGCAAACTCAGGTTTGTCTGATGCTGAAATCGAAGCAATGATCAAAGATGCTGAAGCGAATGCTGAAGAAGACCGTAAATTCGAAGAGCTTGCAAAAGCGCGTAACGAAGCGGATGCGCTTGTATCTTCTGCTCAAAAAGCAGTGAAAGATCTTGGCGAACAAGTGACTGCTGACGAAAAAACTGCAATCGAAACTGCGGTTTCTGAGTTAGAAGCGTCTACCAAAGAAAATGATGTTGAGGCGATCAAAGCGAAAACTGAAGCGCTGCAAAACATTATCATGCCGATCACGCAACGTGCGTATGAAGCAGCTCAAGGCCAAGGCGGTGCGCAAGGTTTTGATCCAAACGCATTCCAGGGCGGTGAAGGTCAACAACAAAAAGCGGACGACGGCGTTGTAGATGCTGAGTTCACTGAAGTGAAAGATGACAAAAAATAA
- the erpA gene encoding iron-sulfur cluster insertion protein ErpA, whose translation MNAQALVLTDNAANKVRQLRDSEGNQDLMLRVYVTGGGCSGFSYGFNFAESQNEDDAEFINGDVKMLVDSLSYQYLVGSVVDYLEGLEGSRFVVQNPNATTTCGCGSSFSI comes from the coding sequence ATGAATGCTCAAGCACTTGTGCTGACTGACAATGCTGCCAATAAAGTACGCCAATTGCGTGACAGTGAAGGTAACCAAGATCTCATGCTGCGTGTCTATGTGACGGGTGGCGGCTGTTCAGGTTTCTCTTATGGCTTTAACTTTGCTGAAAGCCAAAATGAAGATGATGCAGAATTTATCAATGGCGATGTGAAAATGCTGGTCGACTCACTCAGCTATCAGTACCTGGTAGGTTCAGTGGTTGACTATCTGGAAGGTCTGGAAGGTTCACGCTTTGTGGTACAAAACCCGAACGCCACTACAACCTGTGGCTGTGGTTCATCTTTCTCTATCTAA
- a CDS encoding matrixin family metalloprotease, translating to MRILYLLMAVVLLLAGFLHLQTQSHPQLKFNSLSDRLTHPFDTRLRFKVEQVDPGFGLTREEVIQLAQEAVEIWHRGTGRNDLMVYDDNAQLSIKLIYDHRQQEYDALKQTTQKLLRDEAQYQRQAENLTASQDHLDQQQRHLLEQRNLLQIQFQQLLQRRNQPGLSAYQREQLQQEFNELQLKSERFQREAEYLQQQQLAFNTQVSAYQSSVQSHQNNITLAQQRFPPRQFHKGVFKGDEIHVYQFDAQDDLRLTLAHELGHALGLLHHEDPEALMYPILGEQKLENFELRPADKTLLYTRKS from the coding sequence ATGCGTATTCTTTATCTGCTCATGGCTGTGGTACTGCTACTTGCAGGTTTTCTGCATCTACAGACCCAGTCTCATCCGCAGCTAAAATTTAATTCTCTATCTGACCGTCTTACCCACCCTTTTGATACACGCCTACGCTTTAAAGTAGAGCAGGTCGATCCAGGCTTTGGTCTGACCCGAGAAGAAGTGATTCAACTGGCACAAGAAGCGGTTGAGATCTGGCATCGTGGAACTGGCCGTAATGACCTGATGGTTTATGATGACAATGCTCAGCTGAGTATCAAGCTAATTTATGATCACCGTCAGCAGGAATATGACGCATTAAAGCAAACCACACAGAAATTGCTTCGCGATGAAGCCCAATATCAACGTCAGGCAGAAAACCTGACAGCTTCACAAGATCATCTGGATCAGCAACAACGTCACCTGTTAGAGCAGCGTAATCTGCTACAAATCCAGTTCCAGCAACTGCTACAACGGCGCAATCAGCCGGGACTCTCTGCCTATCAGCGTGAGCAGCTGCAACAGGAATTTAATGAACTACAACTCAAGTCAGAACGTTTCCAGCGTGAAGCAGAATATCTGCAACAACAGCAACTGGCTTTTAACACCCAGGTTTCCGCCTATCAAAGCAGTGTCCAGTCTCACCAGAACAATATCACTCTAGCACAGCAACGCTTTCCGCCACGTCAGTTCCATAAAGGGGTTTTTAAGGGTGATGAAATTCATGTCTATCAGTTTGATGCGCAAGACGATCTGCGCTTGACGCTGGCACATGAACTGGGGCATGCCCTGGGATTACTGCATCATGAGGATCCGGAAGCATTGATGTATCCAATACTGGGTGAACAGAAGCTGGAAAATTTTGAATTACGCCCGGCAGACAAGACTCTGCTCTATACACGCAAGTCTTAA
- a CDS encoding IS5 family transposase (programmed frameshift), whose protein sequence is MRYQNLNRFSDSEFKRLVGVPRAVFTEMVEVLEKAESLKKKSGRPHTLAIEDQLLLTLNYLRNYSTQLELAAHYHIAESNVNRTIKKVEDALMRSRRFTLPKRSLTTTDERFNWVIIDATECSIERPKKNQSKFYSGKKKKHTLKAQVIYHPKSKQIIGLDISYGSQHDIKLARKTVKKFKHCEYVMTDLGYYGLEQDGFKLLMPIKKKKNFPLFEVEKKYNKMIGKIRVVIEHINSQLKTFRILSERYRNRRKRFGLRMNLIAALVNRINLQ, encoded by the exons ATGAGATATCAGAACTTAAACCGTTTTTCAGATTCTGAATTCAAGCGCTTGGTTGGCGTACCTCGAGCAGTTTTTACCGAAATGGTCGAGGTTTTAGAAAAAGCAGAATCACTCAAAAAGAAATCAGGCCGTCCTCATACTTTAGCTATAGAGGATCAATTGTTATTAACACTCAATTACTTACGAAATTATAGCACTCAATTGGAGTTAGCAGCACACTATCATATCGCTGAAAGTAATGTGAACCGAACCATTAAAAAGGTTGAAGATGCCTTAATGAGATCAAGACGTTTTACTCTGCCAAAACGAAGCCTTACCACAACAGACGAACGCTTTAACTGGGTCATTATTGATGCGACAGAATGTTCAATAGAACGCCCG AAAAAAAATCAGAGTAAGTTCTATAGTGGTAAAAAGAAGAAACATACGCTTAAAGCCCAAGTGATCTACCATCCTAAGAGTAAACAAATCATAGGATTAGATATATCGTATGGCAGTCAGCATGACATTAAATTGGCAAGGAAAACGGTTAAGAAATTCAAACATTGTGAATATGTTATGACTGATTTAGGGTACTACGGATTAGAGCAAGATGGCTTTAAATTATTGATGCCCATTAAGAAAAAGAAGAATTTTCCTTTATTTGAAGTTGAGAAAAAGTACAATAAAATGATTGGAAAAATACGCGTTGTGATCGAACACATTAATAGTCAATTGAAAACATTTAGAATCTTAAGTGAACGCTATCGAAATAGACGGAAAAGATTCGGTTTACGCATGAACTTAATTGCTGCACTGGTAAACCGAATCAACTTGCAATAA
- the grpE gene encoding nucleotide exchange factor GrpE produces the protein MATEQNDQAQELEQEQTEQQAAQAEPEQVEVTVESLQEQIAQLEGDLKLEKARTANAVYEAQKSVERIQRESEKHKDTVLEKFSKELLETVDNLERAIIAAGEEPSPLREGVELTLKSLLTTLEKFGVVVVDTKNGFNAELHQAVGIAPDAKANEIGTVLQKGYALNGRLLRPAMVMVGA, from the coding sequence ATGGCGACTGAGCAAAACGATCAAGCTCAAGAACTTGAGCAAGAGCAAACGGAACAACAAGCAGCTCAAGCTGAACCTGAACAAGTTGAAGTTACCGTTGAGTCTTTACAGGAACAAATCGCACAGCTTGAAGGCGATTTAAAACTTGAAAAAGCACGTACTGCAAATGCCGTATACGAAGCACAAAAAAGTGTGGAACGTATTCAACGCGAATCAGAAAAGCATAAAGATACGGTTCTAGAAAAATTCTCTAAAGAGCTCTTAGAAACTGTAGACAACCTGGAGCGTGCCATTATTGCTGCGGGTGAAGAACCAAGTCCGTTACGTGAAGGTGTCGAACTGACGCTGAAATCTTTATTAACGACATTAGAAAAATTTGGTGTGGTCGTCGTAGATACCAAGAATGGTTTTAATGCTGAACTCCATCAGGCAGTCGGTATTGCACCAGATGCTAAAGCCAATGAGATCGGTACAGTCTTGCAAAAAGGTTATGCCCTGAACGGCCGTTTGTTACGTCCTGCAATGGTCATGGTTGGCGCTTAA